A single Epinephelus fuscoguttatus linkage group LG13, E.fuscoguttatus.final_Chr_v1 DNA region contains:
- the glra2 gene encoding glycine receptor subunit alpha-2 isoform X2, with the protein MGKPPGMNRSFIKILAALFTYFMETNNFRAVDAKEHDSRSSSSMSPSDFLDSLMGRTSGYDARIRPNFKGPPVNVTCNIFINSFGSVTETTMDYRVNIFLRQKWNDPRLAYSKYPDSSLDLDPSMLDSIWKPDLFFANEKGANFHDVTTDNKLLRIFKDGTVLYSIRLTLILSCPMDLKNFPMDVQTCTMQLESFGYTMNDLVFEWLENGAVQVSEGLTLPQFIMREEKELGYCTKHYNTGKFTCIEVNFHLERQMGYYLIQMYIPSLLIVILSWVSFWINMDAAPARVALGITTVLTMTTQSSGSRASLPKVSYVKAIDIWMAVCLLFVFAALLEYAGVNFVSRQQKEFLRLRRRQRRNHKDEEMREGRFNFAGYNMSQCLQTKDGSAVKNAAPAPNPQPSVPKDIDTMRKKFVDRAKRIDTISRAAFPLAFLIFNVFYWVTYKIIRHEDIHQKT; encoded by the exons ATGGGAAAACCACCAGGAATGAATCGCTCCTTTATTAAGATTTTGGCAgctttatttacatatttcatGGAGACAAACAACTTCAG agCTGTGGATGCCAAGGAGCACGATTCCAGATCATCCTCCAGCATGTCTCCATCAGACTTTCTGGACTCACTCATGGGTCGCACGTCTGGGTATGATGCACGAATAAGACCCAATTTTAAAG GTCCCCCCGTAAACGTTACATGCAATATTTTTATCAACAGTTTCGGCTCTGTCACAGAGACAACCATG GATTACAGAGTGAACATCTTCCTGCGGCAGAAGTGGAATGACCCTCGGCTGGCGTACAGTAAATACCCAGATTCCTCCCTCGACTTGGACCCGTCCATGTTGGACTCCATTTGGAAACCCGACCTCTTCTTTGCCAACGAGAAAGGGGCCAACTTCCATGATGTCACCACTGACAACAAGCTGCTGCGGATCTTCAAGGATGGGACCGTCCTCTACAGCATCAG GTTGACTCTCATTCTGTCCTGCCCGATGGACCTGAAGAACTTCCCGATGGATGTCCAAACTTGTACGATGCAGCTGGAAAGTT TCGGCTACACCATGAACGACTTGGTTTTCGAGTGGCTGGAGAACGGTGCAGTGCAGGTGTCAGAGGGGCTCACACTGCCTCAGTTCATCATGAGGGAAGAGAAGGAACTGGGATACTGTACAAAACACTACAACACTG GTAAATTCACCTGCATAGAGGTGAACTTTCACCTGGAGCGGCAGATGGGGTACTACCTGATCCAGATGTACATCCCTTCCCTCCTCATTGTCATCCTCTCATGGGTGTCGTTTTGGATCAATATGGATGCTGCGCCTGCCAGAGTGGCGCTGGGGATCACCACTGTGCTTACCATGACCACCCAAAGCTCCGGCTCCAGAGCTTCTCTTCCAAAG GTCTCTTACGTGAAAGCCATTGATATCTGGATGGCTGTGTGTCTCCTCTTTGTATTTGCTGCATTGCTAGAATATGCTGGGGTTAATTTTGTCTCCAGGCAACAGAAAGAGTTCCTTCGCCTGAGGCGAAGACAAAGGAGGAATCACAAG gaTGAGGAAATGCGTGAAGGCCGCTTTAACTTTGCTGGCTACAATATGAGTCAGTGTCTACAAACAAAGGATGGCTCAGCTGTTAAGAACGCTGCTCCGGCTCCAAACCCTCAACCATCTGTTCCCAAGGATATAGACACCATGAGGAAGAAGTTTGTGGACAGAGCCAAGAGGATAGACACTATCTCCAGGGCTGCTTTTCCTCTCGCGTTCCTCATCTTCAACGTCTTCTACTGGGTCACCTACAAGATCATCAGGCATGAGGACATCCACCAAAAGACTTAA
- the glra2 gene encoding glycine receptor subunit alpha-2 isoform X1 — MGKPPGMNRSFIKILAALFTYFMETNNFRAVDAKEHDSRSSSSMSPSDFLDSLMGRTSGYDARIRPNFKGPPVNVTCNIFINSFGSIAETTMDYRVNIFLRQKWNDPRLAYSKYPDSSLDLDPSMLDSIWKPDLFFANEKGANFHDVTTDNKLLRIFKDGTVLYSIRLTLILSCPMDLKNFPMDVQTCTMQLESFGYTMNDLVFEWLENGAVQVSEGLTLPQFIMREEKELGYCTKHYNTGKFTCIEVNFHLERQMGYYLIQMYIPSLLIVILSWVSFWINMDAAPARVALGITTVLTMTTQSSGSRASLPKVSYVKAIDIWMAVCLLFVFAALLEYAGVNFVSRQQKEFLRLRRRQRRNHKDEEMREGRFNFAGYNMSQCLQTKDGSAVKNAAPAPNPQPSVPKDIDTMRKKFVDRAKRIDTISRAAFPLAFLIFNVFYWVTYKIIRHEDIHQKT; from the exons ATGGGAAAACCACCAGGAATGAATCGCTCCTTTATTAAGATTTTGGCAgctttatttacatatttcatGGAGACAAACAACTTCAG agCTGTGGATGCCAAGGAGCACGATTCCAGATCATCCTCCAGCATGTCTCCATCAGACTTTCTGGACTCACTCATGGGTCGCACGTCTGGGTATGATGCACGAATAAGACCCAATTTTAAAG GTCCACCAGTTAATGTTACCTGCAACATATTTATCAACAGCTTTGGTTCTATAGCAGAAACTACAATG GATTACAGAGTGAACATCTTCCTGCGGCAGAAGTGGAATGACCCTCGGCTGGCGTACAGTAAATACCCAGATTCCTCCCTCGACTTGGACCCGTCCATGTTGGACTCCATTTGGAAACCCGACCTCTTCTTTGCCAACGAGAAAGGGGCCAACTTCCATGATGTCACCACTGACAACAAGCTGCTGCGGATCTTCAAGGATGGGACCGTCCTCTACAGCATCAG GTTGACTCTCATTCTGTCCTGCCCGATGGACCTGAAGAACTTCCCGATGGATGTCCAAACTTGTACGATGCAGCTGGAAAGTT TCGGCTACACCATGAACGACTTGGTTTTCGAGTGGCTGGAGAACGGTGCAGTGCAGGTGTCAGAGGGGCTCACACTGCCTCAGTTCATCATGAGGGAAGAGAAGGAACTGGGATACTGTACAAAACACTACAACACTG GTAAATTCACCTGCATAGAGGTGAACTTTCACCTGGAGCGGCAGATGGGGTACTACCTGATCCAGATGTACATCCCTTCCCTCCTCATTGTCATCCTCTCATGGGTGTCGTTTTGGATCAATATGGATGCTGCGCCTGCCAGAGTGGCGCTGGGGATCACCACTGTGCTTACCATGACCACCCAAAGCTCCGGCTCCAGAGCTTCTCTTCCAAAG GTCTCTTACGTGAAAGCCATTGATATCTGGATGGCTGTGTGTCTCCTCTTTGTATTTGCTGCATTGCTAGAATATGCTGGGGTTAATTTTGTCTCCAGGCAACAGAAAGAGTTCCTTCGCCTGAGGCGAAGACAAAGGAGGAATCACAAG gaTGAGGAAATGCGTGAAGGCCGCTTTAACTTTGCTGGCTACAATATGAGTCAGTGTCTACAAACAAAGGATGGCTCAGCTGTTAAGAACGCTGCTCCGGCTCCAAACCCTCAACCATCTGTTCCCAAGGATATAGACACCATGAGGAAGAAGTTTGTGGACAGAGCCAAGAGGATAGACACTATCTCCAGGGCTGCTTTTCCTCTCGCGTTCCTCATCTTCAACGTCTTCTACTGGGTCACCTACAAGATCATCAGGCATGAGGACATCCACCAAAAGACTTAA
- the fancb gene encoding Fanconi anemia group B protein: protein MERLLSEDLYLNPHRLSLCGKIISFNCKRASATNDSEKTELIFHRLSFEREDSAFVKAADGAAVISRRRSTHVDIVKCKCAVNVQSRVTAACVLVTKKSEKGESFQYSLLTLSSSNRLEPCIEFKLPYQMRESVSILQGPTVLWSHGGNVFYASLQAGEVRKVPIQLSHIVIGELPLYKEQLFVLGLQNLSEQPTGQTLGYFVESGQVFDGTTMLPHPYICITRCILVLSAEKVDDMLKSTVVAATSNQQLVYFEDGIVKDVCQLPFEQPENIQVVHTGRNGSLFVVSFHQGHVCVLWKETFQIASHWSGVSSVHVDDFLGCGTDQMLLVFEHQGVTGQPLEKFLLTDLCGISYSRGQDSETLKTPTPPPENCLLTLRALESRLQSGLSVLQELQREVRMKDRVLQQSVRALTDVVSEGETVLTQHEQEGLIALWDCDDDESKDEASDDKMEDMPAVSSKPQVDKLWHRIAEERMVVGVILTTDSSVPVASVSLSILTEMGQSSTPAVIQTQSQVFWLPAPCSSSSSSSSSASTFSEPAAKRSKQHSVGRPNDLNTCRLAVTAVTRLTPLLNSGSVKCRVVLHYVQRQDAFALMSNPTPAVLHCGQVALDIHGDFHTQLLKNPELKTDEVKEDLLSLMAVLDHWVFHIDSPDHSLGDIDGWIQKRVGCKRIEVSPQYLLLKSSGPSAFMLLHWHQITPFQGELSVHSSQLQMLQFLDSLLAYLPASSSIQPVKGTRGQDAAQIFSLALEKEVVSLKECVSSLLCEGEEEERMIVGHEETPEPGSVEGLQRCRDMFQKDVERSRMRLSPLVDVGRYRKLTQNMSKVQLDGDLAALLDTRRTLLS, encoded by the exons ATGGAGAGATTGCTGTCGGAAGATTTGTATCTAAATCCCCATCGGCTTTCCCTGTGTGGAAAGATAATCTCGTTTAACTGCAAACGAGCCTCAGCCACAAATGACAGCGAAAAGACCGAGTTAATATTCCACCGCCTCTCGTTTGAACGGGAAGACAGCGCGTTCGTGAAGGcagctgatggagcagctgtcatcagcaggaggagatcAACGCATGTGGATAttgtgaaatgtaaatgtgcCGTTAATGTTCAGAGCAGAGTCACCGCAGCGTGTGTTTTAGTGACAAAGAAGAGTGAGAAGGGGGAGAGCTTCCAGTATAGTCTCCTCACACTCAGCAGCTCAAACCGACTGGAGCCCTGCATTGAGTTTAAACTCCCTTATCAAATGAGGGAGAGTGTGTCCATCCTCCAGGGCCCCACAGTGTTGTGGAGCCATGGTGGTAATGTCTTCTATGCATCTCTGCAGGCAGGAGAGGTCAGAAAGGTGCCCATTCAGTTGTCCCACATTGTTATTGGAGAGCTTCCCCTCTACAAAGAGCAGCTATTTGTTCTTGGATTGCAAAACCTTTCAGAACAGCCCACAGGCCAAACCCTGGGCTATTTTGTGGAGAGTGGACAAGTGTTTGATGGCACCACGATGTTGCCTCATCCCTATATTTGCATCACAAGGTGCATCCTGGTGCTGTCAGCGGAAAAAGTGGATGACATGCTGAAATCTACTGTGGTTGCAGCAACTTCTAATCAGCAACTTGTTTATTTTGAGGATGGCATCGTGAAAGACGTGTGCCAGCTCCCCTTTGAGCAACCTGAAAATATTCAAGTGGTCCACACAGGAAGAAATGGCAGCCTGTTTGTCGTATCGTTTCACCAggggcatgtttgtgttttgtggaaGGAAACATTTCAG ATAGCCTCCCACTGGTCAGGTGTCAGTTCTGTTCATGTGGATGACTTCCTGGGATGTGGAACAGACCAAATGCTGCTGGTTTTCGAGCATCAAGGCGTAACAGGACAGCCTTTGGAAAAATTCCTCCTCACTGACCTCTGCGGCATTTCATATTCT CGTGGTCAGGACAGTGAAACACTAAAGACACCAACTCCTCCACCAGAGAACTGTCTCCTCACTCTTCGAGCTTTAGAGTCCAGACTACAG AGTGGATTGAGCGTGCTTCAAGAGCTTCAACGAGAGGTGAGAatgaaggacagagttctgcAGCAGTCGGTCCGAGCCCTCACCGATGTGGTCTCAGAAGGAGAGACTGTCCTCACCCAGCATGAGCAG GAAGGCCTTATTGCTCTGTGGGACTGCGATGATGATGAGTCAAAGGACGAGGCCTCGGATGACAAGATGGAAGACATGCCAGCAGTGTCTTCAAAACCTCAAGTTGACAAGCTGTGGCATCGCATCGCTGAGGAGCGAATGGTCGTGGGAGTGATACTAACTACTGACAGCTCAGT ACCAGTGGCCAGTGTGAGCTTATCCATCCTGACAGAGATGGGTCAGAGCTCAACGCCTGCAGTCATCCAGACCCAGAGCCAAGTGTTCTGGCTCCCTGCGCCCTGctcctcatcatcctcctcctcctcctctgcctccacGTTCTCAGAGCCTGCAGCCAAAAGAAGCAAGCAGCACAGTGTCGGCAGACCCAATGATCTCAACACATGCAGACTGGCTGTGACTGCTGTGACCAGGCTGACACCTCTGTTGAACTCTGGCAGTGTCAAGTGCCGTGTCGTGCTCCATTACGTCCAGAGACAAGATGCTTTTGCCCTCATGAGCAACCCAACACCGGCTGTCCTGCACTGTGGTCAAGTTGCTTTAGACATTCACGGTGATTTCCACACCCAACTGTTGAAAAACCCTGAACTCAAAACAG ATGAGGTTAAAGAGGACTTGCTGAGTCTGATGGCGGTGCTGGATCACTGGGTCTTCCACATAGACTCTCCTGATCACAGCTTAGGTGACATAGATGGCTGGATTCAGAAAAGAGTGGGTTGTAAGAGGATAGAAGTGAGCCCGCAGTATCTACTGTTAAAATCTTCAGGACCATCTGCTTTCATGCTGCTGCACTGGCACCAGATAACCCCTTTCCAGGGGGAACTGTCTGTCCACTCCag CCAGTTACAGATGCTCCAGTTTCTGGACTCTCTCTTGGCCTACCTCCCTGCATCCAGCTCCATCCAGCCTGTCAAAGGTACAAGAGGACAGGATGCTGCTCAGATATTTTCTCTGGCACTGGAGAAAGAGGTGGTGTCACTCAAGGAGTGTGTGTCATCGCTACTTTgtgaaggagaagaggaagagaggatgaTCGTTGGACATGAGGAAACCCCGGAGCCAGGGTCTGTAGAGGGGCTCCAGAGGTGCAGAGATATGTTTCAAAAGGACGTGGAGAGGAGCAGGATGAGGTTGAGCCCCCTGGTGGATGTGGGCAGGTATCGTAAGCTAACCCAAAACATGTCCAAAGTCCAGCTTGATGGGGATTTGGCAGCTCTCTTGGACACTCGGAGAACTTTGCTCAGCTGA